The Ziziphus jujuba cultivar Dongzao chromosome 1, ASM3175591v1 genome segment TTTGCTTCCAACTACAGTTGGATTTGGCAACATCTGGGAGAGGAGGAATTGGACCTTATTTAGGTATATGTGCACTCGTTGCTTGTTTTGGGATCGCTGATGCCCTTGTTCAAGGTGGCATGGTTGGAGATCTGTCTTTCATGAGCCCTGAATTTATCCaggttttttgctatttttatgcttttttcaaaaatgtatgcttttaatttaattttagccATTTTAATTTCCCTTTTTGATGTATCACAGTCCTTCCTCGCTGGCTTGGCTGCAGCAGGTGCTTTAACCTCTGCTTTGAGGCTTATCACAAAAGCTGCTTTTGATAAAGCTCATGATGGCCTTCGCAAGGGGGCTAGTAagtggattttattttatatgtaaaattgtTCAATCCGGACCAAAACTTTTTGTGTTtaatgatataaaacttatggtTTATatgctaaaatataaaatggggTCCAATATCCAAGAATCACTTAGTTTTTGTACAGTGGCTACATTCAAAATCATCAAATTCTGTCTATTAAAGTTTTAGCAAATTGCCCTGTTTTAGCTGCTACTTTGGCAGTCGAATTAAAAATACTAGAAGTTCCATTGATGGCATTATCTTTTACGACCCTCTTATGCAGTGTTATTTCTTGCAATCTCCACATTCTTTGAGTTCATCTGTATTGTTCTCTATGCAATTGTCTTCCCTAAATTGCCAATAGTTAAGTACTATCGCAAAAAAGCAGCCTCGGAAGGATCAAAAACTGTATCAGCTGACCTTGCAGCCGGGGGGATCCAAACACAGCCAGACCAGGTAGTCCTGCAATTTCTATTGAACCcccataataaaaattttttctAAGGCATCCTCAGATTCCTGATATGCTTAATTGATTCTTGTACAGATTGAATATGGAGAAAAACTACAAAGATTGAGCAATAAGCAATTGCTTCTACTAAATTGGGACTATGCGTTAGACTTGTTTCTGATATATGTGCTTACACTCTCAATTTTCCCTGGTTTCTTATATGAAAATACTGGACATCACCAGTTGGGGTCATGGTAAGTATAGtgtacatatatgcatatatatatatatatatagataggtgAAATTCTATTATAGAGGAAACTTTTGTCCAGAATTGTCCTTGAACATTTCACTCCATTTTCGTTTAACGTGTTCTCCAATTAATGGACAAAAATTTCATGGATAAGAAAATCGCCCTCTATGTATGCATGTCATAATATTGAAGTAACAAGTTCAGCTTTGACATGGTTGGCAATGGATATCTCTCTCAGGTACCCACTAGTTCTGATCGCAATGTACAATGTGTTTGATTTAATAGCAAGATACATCCCGCTTGTGAAAAGCGTGAAGTTGGAGTCGAGAAAAGGCCTTATGATTGCAATTCTTTCTCGGTTCTTGCTCATTCCAGCATTCTACTTCACTGCAAAATACGGTGACCAGGGTTGGATGATAATGCTAATTTCCTTCTTGGGTTTGTCAAATGGTTATCTCACTGTCTGTGTACTTACAACAGCACCTAAAGGCTTCAAGGTTAGTGATTTTTCTTCCATTGCCCATCTCTATCCACTTGGTCCTAAAATGAAAgctaattttgtcaaatatttgttGTTACAATTTTTGCAGGGACCGGAACAAAATGCCTTGGGTAATTTGCTTGTGTTGTTCCTTTTAGGAGGCATATTTGCAGGTGTTTCTCTCGATTGGTTGTGGATCATTGGCAACGGGAAATTTTGAAGAGATAATTACTTGTGTAGCTAATAATGTTTAAGGAAATGGGGTTTCTGGGACATTAATGTAAATTTTGCATGATAGAAAATGAATAGGAAGCAGATATTTTGACTCCATGAAGGACTATTGGGTTTGTGTGTATGGTTCATTTATTTAAAGCTGACGATTAAAAATAGTTTAtctaaaaaaagatatttaaatttgtgtatcatttttttttttttatgaggaTTGTACATGGTTTATTGGTGAAAGATGCagaatatgtatgtatgtacaaTATACACAGTTATAACTTAATAGGTTACCTAACTCCTTTTATAGTTCTCTATGTAAGAGTAGAATTGTCAAAGCAAAAAtggtaatattaatttatttattttttattttttaaaacaatataataaaaaaaagtgaatgttttaataaacaccaattaaagAGAGTTTGTAGTTGCATTACTAAACATACTAGAGAGTTTGTAGTTGCATTACTAAACATACTTGATATAGCTTTATtgtaaatttacatttttattccAATTAGAATTACTAGcaaaaaagtttaataattaattctttttgaaTAACCTGTTTATATGTTCATTTTTCCTCTTAAATCTCTTCATCTTACTCAAATGTCACCATAAATTAGGGTTGCATGCAAAACAATTATGTAAATCatggttgttttttattttttactttataatgattttttttaaaaaaattttttttcttcttttttttttttttttttttggggtcatttACCAACAATGTGCAAAGAGAACAATATTTTCTTTGGTTACTTCCATGTTTTTGTTGGGTCATAGTCTATTGAACTTCATCATTTATTTCCTCATTCAGGATTGAACACTTTGCAAttgttcaaatatataaaattgaatatcTTTAATGTTGTTAGGAAATTTATGACCGAACAgtctaaaacaaaattattaaaaaatactcAAAAGTATaggattgaaaattttgaacatgtttaaaaatacaaaaccaaACAATTTAAAGATGTTCAAAATGTCACTACTGaacaattcattaaaattttcataactaTTAGTTTTACCCAAACATtataaccaaaaagaaaatttggcaGGATCCACCCCGAGAACCCTCCCAGGATATTCCGGGAGGTCCCGCCTAGtaaagtcccactggacaatctttAAAGAATATCCAATAGAATCTTACTTAAAACATGGACAGACGAACACaagcattatcaataatacctcaatatataacaGCATAAAAGTTCACAACTATGGTCCACAACTAGCCTAtcgtactacaggccataactatacatatatataataaggacTCTACTGTGTCCAATAtttagatcagagcattctaagagtatttgaaaagtttataagaacaaataaataataaataaatctagaaagataaggataaataaagaaagatagatATTGCTGCTGTTGTGGAAAGAATGAAGTGACAAATGGTGCGTAAGGTAGACTGTCACTAACTATTTAGACCTAGGGGAACatgagataaaaaaatctcaatgagtggcatagtataaagagaaaagtaaaaatttatttccgtaaaactttctctcaagacctttcATTCCTTTACTTCcgtaaaactttctctcaagacttCTTGTTCCAGTTTTTGAAAGGTTCtccccttttaaaatcattttataaaacccaaacttatacccccaattcaatattataaaactgatgctaaaaaaggtatcaagtgaacaattattataatattgtaaaatgtcttaattaagatataaatattgagtataaaatattataaatacagtttcacaaaataattatgaaagtacagtaataaccataatattggacaaccaacaatatactctgaacatatataatataccatacgatataccaaattgtaaaccgtgggatacatccATTTCAAGACCCTTAATGTACGAAAAGTATAGTGAAGATAATAAATCATTGGGATATACCCAACCTTATGGCCTATGGCAATAATAAtctgtgggatgaacccaacctcatggcatAGTGGCAACAATAAACCTATGGGATGAGCCAAATCTTAGGGcatccgtggcaataataaacctatgggatgaacccaaTCTCACGGCACCGTAGCAAACCtgcatattataatataatacttatccaaaacactggtactatattgtatatcaattaaaaataaacaatacagtatACGTAAAACAGTCTTATGATATCATCCTTTTCCAAAtgatattgtatcataaattataatttaatatttaaactcagccgcttatttaaatattttaaaattttcaaatcattattTCAGGCTAAAACCagaaaataccacagtgaaatatatcaccataaaccaattttaagcatataaaattataaaatatttgaatatgcttaaaatcatagAATTTTCAATCCACTttctcaaattaattattttctaaatgatTTAGAACctcaatttaaatatcaagatatttaaataccacaagtctatttatgaactcatcaaaattggtaaccatttaaaatattgtcaaaaatcACATAGAATgatcacacatatatataaaagcaaatatttaaatatgcgtaaaacaaatatttcaatcaaatggcatatacgtaaaatattcaaaccatatatatatatatatattatattatattatatatccaaaacattttaaaatgatataaccacttaCTGTACTGCAAATGTCTACTCGTGCTCTTTTGCAAGATATCCTttaggctcaactcgagtgtctgtattataataaaatatttttcaaggtttaactaaaccaaagatatttGTGAACACCAATATCTTGCATACCCTTAGGACCTAATATCCAAAATTGGAACTTTTTTATCCAAATGCTAATCTTTCGAAATTAAACATTCTAATAGGTCTTAATCATATCTAATTGCATTAATCTAAcatcaattttatcaaatttgatcaattttgtccaaatacaGTCCGAATTTAtccggtatttaactaattgatccaaaatagaaaaattatcaaatgatgtccaaaattcacaaactttatatcaattgaaagcccaagagataagaaaCATAATGGTGTACTCACCTCGGTCCAAAACTTCACCGTGGCTGGAAAATTTATCGCAAAACTCGGCCAAACTCCTtgttgatgtatctctcaaacggtgaggaatcttagCAAATGGAGCATGTAAATAGTTTgaagggtccaaaaatggagGGAGAGGTGTATGGGTCAACCTGGAACAACCAAAAAATGGCCAAATAGCAAGAAAAGTCCAAACGGCCGCTGAAGGCTTCAAACGGTCGATCCTGGCTCATCGATCGGCGCTTTGGCCTGAAATTTTGCCGACATGGTCATCTTGAAGTGGGTAACAAGAATGGTTGGCACATGCATCAAGATGGTGGCCAGATTTGGAAAAAACTGCGATGATCCTGTTGGGCGTAAAACGGATTCGAAACGATTCGGTTTGGATCTGTGGGTCTTGAAAGAAATTTCTCTGGTTGGGGGGACAAAATAGGTATTTTAGGACTTGCTTCTTGTTAGGCATGCTTCCCAACttttatataaagccttggatCACTAATAGACAAAAACATGGAACtgatttggacactgatataaaactgatatttgaaaCTTTATAAAACCATAAgtttttatccataactcaaAATTTGGGATGCATCCAGTCTATGAATTCATATCGAcgagctctacacaatggtatagtagtcaaaccaaaatcttaaccataaaaaaattcaacatgagACCCACATACAATCCACTTGGTCAAATCTAGTTAAACTTATTCAACAGAGATATTTTGGTACGGATTGTTACAAAATTTCATGGAGTTCTCTCATTATCGATTTCACCTAAAGCCCTTCTAATTAGTTGCCCAAACATGATTGTCAATTTCCATGGAGTAGTGTTTGTGCTGTGAAGTATTTGtgaaaaaagcatatttttggCTTGTTAAggagtgtctttttttttttttttttttttttggggcacatgaataaaacttttataaatCAAAAATCAAGAGACATAAGGGCTAACAATTCTAGCTGATTGGTAGGGTCTCAATTAGAGGGTAATAATTCAATAAGGGTTTTCTTAGTAATCCAATAAACACATTTATCATGGTCTcgagaaattaaattaaaaaaataaacttataaaaCTTCCTGTCATATTAGCTGCGTCCTAGATTAAAGTATCTAACACTCATCCACATTCAGAGATGCCCATGGAAATAGATTGGAAGAGAGAGGCATTGTTTGTTTCAATCAGGATTTTATCAAAACCTATTTGTCTTGTAGTGTGTATAGCATGAAGAAAAAAGCTTGGCTCTCTATAGAGAGATTGCTATCTTCGAATAAGCAGATTGCCTTACATAGGTGGGTTTTCCTTGCTAGTCTCTAAAGCAAATCCTAGCAGCTCCTTGCAATTTGTCTTTATTGGAAGCTCAatcataattttctttaataacatCCTTTGGATGCGAGGTAGAGGGAGGAGATCCAAGCTCTAAAACAATTAACATGCTTCTTTTGGTAATTCTTCAAAACATGATTTAGTAAAATGCTAGCCTTTCTAAAATTCTGGAAATCTTGAAGAGCATTTTTAGCCAGTCTAATTGATACTTTTGGATTTAATACTAAGCCATCATACAGACAACTTTTTTAGCAATCCAAATGTACCAACAAGTATAGCTCAGCAAACCGATTGTAAAATGTTAAGACCAAGGTCCAAACCAAACCATACCACTTTAGTCCATACACAATCCAGAAGCATATGCCTTACTGACTACTCCTTTTTGCAAATTGAACACAAACTACACTAATCGATATGTCTTCTAAAGAGATTTAGTTTAGTAGGCAAATGGTCACATAGCAAACTCCataaaaaatgctttatttttGGCAATATGTTTTAAGACCATAGTATTTTTTGTTCCAAACATTATTCAAATGTTGGTGAGAAAACAATGTGTCAGATGACCTACACTCCAAATCATTCTCAAATAGAAAATGATAGCATGACTTGGCGCAAAGATAATTGATTTAGATTATGGCCATATTAAGGCATCCAACAAACTTGTAGTAGAGATCAAGATGGACAAATACTATGTGACACTCAAGCGGAAAAACTAGTCACACCTTATTCACATCCCATGCATTATGGTTAGAGATCATAAGATTCAAGACTTTCTAAATATCATCTACTTGGTAGCCTTTCCAATTTATATTGGTAAGGCTCTAGTTATCTCTTCGAGGGTTGGTAAGCTCTTTGCTCTAAACCCGCCACCTTGAAAAGTTAGAGTGTCTTTCATGACCAAAACTCCAAGTGTCCTGCATAATCTATCCCAATCTGCTCTTCCCAAATTCTTACTAAAAAACacatttgatttttaataatttatgcaCTATCCTGAAGCTCTATAATAGTTGTCTAGCACTTGATTCAAGCTATTGCATTCgcttttttgttgctttttaaaagaaaagacgGTCATCGACCAAAAAAAGCATGTAAGAAAGCAAAGGAGATAATATCGAAAGTTTTAAACCTTCGAAGGTACTATATCTTGCCATATGACTCATAACCATAGAAAGGGATTCTATCACAAGAATAAATAGATATAAAGATAATGGATTTCTTTGTCTCAAATCCCCTTTAAGGAACAAAGCTAGGAAAAGGAACCCCATTAACAGCCACACTATGGGACATTGTTGTTTCACACTGCATAATAAAGGTCACCTAATGAGGATCAAAGCCTAGTTTAAGCATCAAACCTTTGAGAAAGTCCCATTCAACTCAATCATAGACTTTGGACATATCTGGCAGTAGAGAGAGAGGTTGTTTCTGCACGTGAGggagaagaagagagaaggGGCGgcgaaaaggaaaaagaaaaagaaaaataattttttattaaggaTAACATGTGGCCTTCCCATGTTGTGACATATGGCATTCTCTAAACATGACACGTGGCACCTTCTAATTGGTAACACTTGGTTCAAGTAAGAGATTCCTTTACATATTTCATTATCTAATAAAATCAGTTTCGAAAAAGACAGACATGATTTTATAAGCCCTTAACTTTTCAACCGCAGATCCAAATTAAGTGTGCCACTAGCCTGCAAACACGTATCGACGAGCTTTATTACATAGTATATGAGTGaatatcaaaatccatatagataaaaaatcaacttaaaCTCGCCGATCAGTCTTAGTCGCATCTTGTTTTGATCATAATTTTCTATTCTTAGCTTCTATTTTgatgtactactagtctacgaactcgtattgAAGAGTACTTTGCCATGGTACTtgattaatacaaaatttatcTCAATTATGGAATCCACTTAGTCAAACCCAATCAGCTttagtcaaacttgatcaaaaattcaaatttgaagtATTTTATCTAATCAAGATGTTGCAGAAACACAAAATTAAGAGCATCCCTTGTGGCCTTTCTATTAAAGaccatattttttcaaattatagattatatttaatgacaaaaagtaaaattttattagttactCCAACAAAACTCTTTATCATGctctttattttgatattttctatAAGCATTAATTATTGCATATCATGAAATAAAATCACAAAGAAATATTTTCTAATGTGTTAGTAATGTTGAAACTTATGCAACACCAAAtacaaaatgatataaaatacaaataggAAGTAGTTTTAGCTCTCTACATTTAGATTGCTAaaccaaatttttattattattattattttttgttaattatttttgaaattatttttgttaattatttttgaaagtttttcttttaattatttttgaaagacTAGTGATTTTACTTTTGAAACTAATCAAGCAAAAGGTTTACAAGGTCAtaaatatgttattatattatatgtttatatgtagttatatttattttttaaaatacatgtcACAGTACGACAATCGTAAGAGATATCTTAGTAGCTTAGTCAGTTGTTATCTCCAGTATTACGCTTTACCTAAACAATCATTTGTAGTGTTTTAGAGATCACCTAACTTTGAAATTGCAGGTGGACCTCTTACAACTTTTAAACTGTTATGTAATATTTCCTGATCATTTTCACTCTAAAGTtgaaattttaagaatttttaaaaattaaacagttgaaaattttggatatatatatattgataattttccctttaaatttggaatttttagcATATTTGAAGTCAAAACTATCAGAAACTATTTGGACACTCAAAAATTTAAGTGGCATAGGAAAATATCTCAACACCTACGACATTGCACCAGAATAATATATTCTTCCATGCTTGCTTTTAGAAATTCCTATATACTTCAATTCAAGTTTTCACCTTCCAAGTAAATTCATTCGGCAATGTATTTAATTCCTAAGGTTATATAGACAGGATTCTTTTTTTCTGGACACATATTTTAATTAGAGTAattatggaatttttattttcaaatgcaatataatattaatattgcaAGTCATATGAACTGTACTTACAAAACTAATAAATGAGCTTCACGttgaaaataactatttttcgttttttgttGCTTCAAATGTGAAAACAAACAACTGAttaagattaaagaaaaaatacttaaaattttgGTCAACTTAAACCATATTAATAtgacaaatttatatatttaaagtcCATATATAAAAAATCTTAAGTCTATGCAGGAACGGCCGAACCAAATATCTTACGGACCAGATtctaattaattgtatatttctTATCTTGTATATGATACACTTTCCAAGGCCAatattgtttctttcaaagaaagaaaggtcAATAACTGTTGGTCAAACGCCAAATAAAATAGGCATGTAATTAAACTTTGACGTATGGCCTTTTATTATCCTGGACGTTGTGcttcttccattttttcctCATTTCTTGCATAATTGCATGTATTTtgcctcaatttttttttttttttgggtcatagtATTTTGCCTCTATTTGAACACCCTtccatatattttcaatatgagaatgtgtaatatttattttcttgttaattaCGGTGAAGCAtacatagaaaataaattaactaatttgaccTATTACTTACCAGACTTAAAACGAAatggatttgaatttttatttttccctataaataattttaaagttatTCGTCTTGAACCCAGATTCCAGAAGGTGTTGCTGTTTGTACTTTAGTTTTCAGAGTTTGACACTCTTTCAGGAATATTGTTTAGCTACACTTTCATTTccgttcccttttttttctccAGCTTTGAGccatcaatcatttttttttttttttttttggctggaagAACCATCAATCATTTACCAAACGAAGTGAGATTCCAAATTATTTAGTCCTTTATTcttttgctttgttttaaactttaaagcCCAGGAGCTTACCTTCATATTCATTAAAAGTCAATacaaacctctctctctctctctctctctctctcgcccCTTGTTGCTGTTGACAAGATTGGTCATgtttttttaatgtttgaaattgtttttaatatttttatagtcCGTAAAAACTGAAATGATTCTGTCGTTTTATTCGTTCAAGAAGTCAAACACTTTTGATTCACCTGTTTTTCttaatcatttttcaattgTTTCAAATTGAGATAACAGGCTGGAGTACGCAAttgcaagtaaaaaaaaatttatatatatatatatatatatatatatttttttttttttcattttttaatgaattttagaAGATTATATTCATGAAAATAATAAGAGTCAAATGAAAGAGTCTAGCTAggctttatataataataaaagagtgTTGACGACGTTGGTTGATAATTTGCAGAGTAGAGGATAGTCATGAATATTGCCAATGAAAGTGGGGGCGTTCCTGTGAAGCTTGAGGTTTctgttttaacattttatattgttttgccCATTCAAAACAACAATACATATTGGGAGGTTTTGCTTATACAAtgtttttttgtcaatttttgaatactaatctaacctttttaatcaatttaaactAATATTTCATATGTATCCTTTTAAAAAACCTTAAATGTTTCATATCTGAATTCAAACATCATTTATTGTTTATTctaatcatt includes the following:
- the LOC107406743 gene encoding equilibrative nucleotide transporter 3 isoform X2, with translation MTIADESGGLPVKLEGKYKALLVCWILGLGSLVSWNSMLTIGDYYYKLFPDYHPSRVLTLVYQPFAIGSITILAYNESRIDTRKRNLAGYVLFTASTFFLIVLDLATSGRGGIGPYLGICALVACFGIADALVQGGMVGDLSFMSPEFIQSFLAGLAAAGALTSALRLITKAAFDKAHDGLRKGAMLFLAISTFFEFICIVLYAIVFPKLPIVKYYRKKAASEGSKTVSADLAAGGIQTQPDQIEYGEKLQRLSNKQLLLLNWDYALDLFLIYVLTLSIFPGFLYENTGHHQLGSWYPLVLIAMYNVFDLIARYIPLVKSVKLESRKGLMIAILSRFLLIPAFYFTAKYGDQGWMIMLISFLGLSNGYLTVCVLTTAPKGFKGPEQNALGNLLVLFLLGGIFAGVSLDWLWIIGNGKF
- the LOC107406743 gene encoding equilibrative nucleotide transporter 3 isoform X3 → MEQYADYRRLLLQIVPAYNESRIDTRKRNLAGYVLFTASTFFLIVLDLATSGRGGIGPYLGICALVACFGIADALVQGGMVGDLSFMSPEFIQSFLAGLAAAGALTSALRLITKAAFDKAHDGLRKGAMLFLAISTFFEFICIVLYAIVFPKLPIVKYYRKKAASEGSKTVSADLAAGGIQTQPDQVIEYGEKLQRLSNKQLLLLNWDYALDLFLIYVLTLSIFPGFLYENTGHHQLGSWYPLVLIAMYNVFDLIARYIPLVKSVKLESRKGLMIAILSRFLLIPAFYFTAKYGDQGWMIMLISFLGLSNGYLTVCVLTTAPKGFKGPEQNALGNLLVLFLLGGIFAGVSLDWLWIIGNGKF
- the LOC107406743 gene encoding equilibrative nucleotide transporter 3 isoform X1, which gives rise to MTIADESGGLPVKLEGKYKALLVCWILGLGSLVSWNSMLTIGDYYYKLFPDYHPSRVLTLVYQPFAIGSITILAYNESRIDTRKRNLAGYVLFTASTFFLIVLDLATSGRGGIGPYLGICALVACFGIADALVQGGMVGDLSFMSPEFIQSFLAGLAAAGALTSALRLITKAAFDKAHDGLRKGAMLFLAISTFFEFICIVLYAIVFPKLPIVKYYRKKAASEGSKTVSADLAAGGIQTQPDQVIEYGEKLQRLSNKQLLLLNWDYALDLFLIYVLTLSIFPGFLYENTGHHQLGSWYPLVLIAMYNVFDLIARYIPLVKSVKLESRKGLMIAILSRFLLIPAFYFTAKYGDQGWMIMLISFLGLSNGYLTVCVLTTAPKGFKGPEQNALGNLLVLFLLGGIFAGVSLDWLWIIGNGKF